A portion of the Polaribacter cellanae genome contains these proteins:
- a CDS encoding zinc-dependent metalloprotease, protein MKKILFSFTFLISFYSFSQNYLEIDTNFDFNSNQLLKDINLNDSNIGEWKVYSKNLILNVNNSNLNIELPSGNTLLFQKNISFIENNTIYWEGSNAGNFVKLEEYNGELTGFLKLDNGNFYGISFIGGNNYVLFKKELSNSDCDSHLYSEFKKSNVHSKNASLTSCNNIFTYRVILAYTPEVANIYSNNQNQINNYLESIINSVNQVYIASNLNVRARLVFSYQTDSEYVSFNKNYNSFIHKFPYWSKYDDIFSYKSEYKADVTMLIISKTDNKVAGRANRNSNSAIYIHNGAASNYGVAHEIGHLFDLDHNREEFSWWKRKINGFNWALDNKKAYGFRGANYRTVMSYQNNFQTRVSFHSDYSLIFPDNNPAGDNNYAKARNFLEGHISNVIKNNDSDNLILNNKNLKSDQTSSLFAFSNINISNYVTENFSRLITRAGKSVHLKPGFQAKSGSTFRAYIEGCSTTANKTSTNSKKTKEIVLSSDKEKPDNKNNILSDEEFVKLYPNPTNGIVKISSKETIINYSVLNTINRIVATRDLNSNNFEIDIRNLLKGVYFIKLKFTNGEMITKKIIKN, encoded by the coding sequence ATGAAAAAAATATTATTCTCTTTCACTTTCTTGATTAGTTTCTATTCGTTTTCACAAAATTATTTAGAAATTGATACAAATTTTGATTTTAATTCAAATCAACTTCTTAAAGATATAAATTTGAACGATTCCAATATCGGGGAATGGAAAGTTTATTCTAAAAATTTAATTCTTAATGTAAATAATAGTAATCTGAATATTGAATTGCCTTCAGGAAATACATTGTTATTTCAAAAAAATATTAGTTTTATAGAAAATAATACAATTTATTGGGAAGGTAGTAATGCAGGTAATTTCGTTAAATTAGAGGAGTATAATGGTGAGTTAACAGGTTTTTTAAAGCTTGATAATGGTAATTTTTATGGAATAAGTTTTATTGGTGGTAATAATTATGTTCTTTTCAAAAAAGAGTTGAGTAATTCTGATTGTGACTCTCATTTATATTCGGAATTTAAAAAGTCAAATGTTCATTCTAAAAACGCATCATTAACTTCATGTAACAATATATTTACATATAGAGTTATATTAGCTTACACACCAGAAGTGGCAAATATTTATTCCAATAATCAAAATCAAATTAATAATTATTTAGAATCTATTATAAATTCTGTAAACCAAGTTTATATAGCTAGTAATTTAAATGTTAGAGCTAGATTAGTATTCAGCTATCAAACAGATTCTGAATATGTGAGTTTTAATAAAAATTATAATTCATTTATTCATAAATTTCCATATTGGTCTAAGTATGACGATATTTTTAGTTATAAGTCAGAGTATAAAGCAGATGTTACTATGTTAATTATATCTAAAACCGATAATAAAGTAGCTGGTAGAGCAAACAGAAATAGTAATTCAGCTATTTATATTCATAATGGAGCTGCATCAAATTATGGTGTTGCACATGAAATAGGGCATTTATTTGATTTGGATCATAATAGAGAAGAGTTCTCTTGGTGGAAGAGAAAAATAAATGGATTTAATTGGGCGCTTGATAATAAAAAAGCATATGGATTTAGAGGAGCAAATTATAGAACTGTAATGTCTTACCAAAATAATTTTCAAACAAGAGTTTCATTTCACTCAGATTATAGTTTAATATTTCCCGATAATAATCCTGCTGGTGATAATAATTATGCAAAAGCTAGAAATTTTCTTGAAGGTCATATTAGTAATGTTATAAAAAATAATGATTCAGATAACCTAATTTTAAATAACAAAAATTTAAAAAGCGATCAAACCTCTTCATTATTTGCTTTTTCAAATATTAATATCTCTAACTATGTTACTGAAAACTTTTCTAGACTTATTACTCGCGCTGGTAAAAGTGTTCATTTAAAACCTGGCTTTCAAGCAAAATCAGGTTCTACATTTAGAGCCTATATTGAAGGTTGTTCAACTACTGCAAACAAAACTAGTACAAATTCTAAAAAAACAAAAGAAATAGTATTGAGTTCTGACAAAGAAAAACCTGATAATAAAAATAATATTTTGAGTGACGAGGAGTTTGTAAAATTATATCCAAATCCAACAAACGGAATCGTGAAAATTTCGAGTAAAGAGACAATTATTAATTACTCAGTATTAAATACAATTAACAGGATTGTTGCTACTCGTGATTTGAACTCTAATAATTTTGAAATTGATATTAGAAATTTACTAAAAGGTGTATATTTTATAAAATTGAAATTTACCAACGGAGAAATGATTACCAAAAAAATCATCAAAAACTAA
- the purD gene encoding phosphoribosylamine--glycine ligase, whose product MNILILGSGGREHAFALKLSESNKVNQLFVAPGNAGTDKVATNVAISPTDFEAIKQTVLENDIKMVVVGPEAPLVNGVHDFFLADSKLKNIPVIGPKKDGALLEGSKDFSKQFMQKHGIPTARYKSFTKDNVEDGYAFLETLEAPYVLKADGLAAGKGVLILFSLEEAKAELKEMVANQKFGEASATVVIEEFLKGIELSVFVLTDGKNYKILPSAKDYKRIGEGDTGLNTGGMGAISPVPFADDAFLDKVEELVVKPTINGLQKDGIDYRGFIFIGLMNDNGNPSVVEYNVRMGDPETEVVLPRIESDLFDLFEGVAKQNLEKKMFHVTSKTATTVMLVSGGYPESYQKNKEITGLENVKESTIFHAGTTLKDNKIVTSGGRVMAITSFGNTIEEALEKSYRSIEEIRFDKMNFRKDIGFDLV is encoded by the coding sequence ATGAACATTCTTATATTAGGCTCAGGAGGAAGAGAACATGCATTTGCATTAAAATTATCGGAAAGTAATAAAGTAAATCAGCTTTTTGTAGCGCCTGGAAATGCAGGTACAGATAAAGTTGCCACAAATGTCGCAATTAGTCCCACAGATTTCGAAGCCATAAAACAAACCGTTTTAGAAAACGATATAAAAATGGTAGTTGTTGGGCCAGAAGCACCTTTGGTTAATGGCGTTCACGATTTTTTTCTTGCCGATAGCAAGTTAAAAAATATTCCTGTAATTGGTCCTAAAAAAGACGGAGCATTGTTAGAAGGAAGTAAAGATTTTTCCAAGCAATTCATGCAAAAACATGGAATTCCAACAGCAAGATATAAATCTTTTACCAAAGATAATGTAGAAGACGGCTACGCTTTTTTAGAAACTTTAGAAGCACCTTATGTTTTAAAAGCAGATGGTTTAGCTGCTGGTAAAGGGGTTTTAATTTTGTTTTCTTTAGAAGAAGCAAAAGCAGAATTAAAAGAAATGGTTGCCAACCAAAAATTTGGCGAAGCATCAGCAACCGTTGTTATTGAAGAGTTTTTAAAAGGAATCGAATTATCGGTTTTTGTATTAACAGACGGAAAAAACTATAAAATTTTACCTTCAGCAAAAGATTATAAAAGAATAGGAGAAGGAGATACAGGTTTAAATACAGGTGGAATGGGAGCCATTTCTCCAGTACCTTTTGCAGACGATGCGTTTTTAGATAAAGTAGAAGAATTAGTCGTAAAACCAACGATAAATGGTTTGCAAAAAGACGGAATCGATTACAGAGGTTTTATCTTTATTGGTTTAATGAACGATAATGGAAATCCATCTGTAGTAGAATACAATGTTCGAATGGGAGACCCAGAAACGGAAGTTGTTTTACCAAGAATAGAAAGTGATTTATTTGATTTGTTTGAGGGTGTTGCCAAACAAAATTTAGAAAAAAAGATGTTTCATGTAACTTCCAAAACAGCCACTACTGTAATGTTGGTTTCTGGTGGATATCCAGAAAGTTACCAGAAAAATAAAGAAATTACAGGTTTAGAAAACGTAAAAGAATCAACCATTTTTCATGCAGGAACTACTTTAAAAGACAACAAAATAGTTACAAGTGGAGGTAGAGTTATGGCAATTACTTCTTTTGGAAACACGATTGAAGAAGCGTTGGAAAAATCGTACAGAAGTATCGAAGAAATTCGTTTCGATAAAATGAATTTTAGAAAAGATATTGGTTTCGATTTGGTGTAA
- a CDS encoding glycosyltransferase yields MIHQKKIIVAPLNWGLGHASRCVPIINALLENNFTPIIASDGKALEFLQQEFPSLETLELSCYKIKYGKNLKKNLFLQLPRIFRAIQQEKKIIQIYIDKNPEVVGVISDNRFGVRSSKVTSVYITHQINILSNVTTLFTSRIHQKIINKFDECWIPDNLTSEFSGKLSISKRKLNQKFIGVLSRFKKQEISKNIDVLVLLSGPEPNRTYLEEKLIAAFKNDERNVVFVLGKVEKTQHKWTENNCTFYNYALSEELEQLLNSSKIIICRSGYSSIMDLAVLEKKAFFIPTKNQPEQEYLAKYLNAKKIAPFCEEHLFTSKKLTALENYSGLQSKETKLNKALFRLFHRKRKL; encoded by the coding sequence ATGATACATCAAAAAAAAATAATTGTTGCGCCGCTAAATTGGGGTTTGGGGCATGCTTCACGATGTGTGCCAATTATTAATGCATTATTAGAAAATAATTTTACGCCAATAATTGCATCAGACGGAAAAGCTTTAGAATTTCTACAGCAAGAATTTCCTTCCTTGGAAACATTAGAATTATCTTGCTATAAAATTAAATACGGTAAAAACTTAAAAAAGAATTTATTTCTTCAACTTCCAAGAATTTTCAGAGCAATCCAACAAGAAAAGAAAATAATTCAAATTTATATTGATAAAAATCCTGAGGTGGTTGGTGTTATTTCCGACAATCGTTTTGGCGTTCGAAGTAGCAAAGTAACATCTGTATATATTACACATCAAATTAATATTTTATCGAATGTTACCACTTTATTTACCAGTAGAATTCATCAAAAAATAATAAATAAGTTTGATGAATGTTGGATTCCAGATAACCTAACTTCAGAATTTTCAGGGAAATTATCCATTTCTAAAAGAAAATTAAATCAAAAATTTATTGGTGTTTTAAGTAGGTTCAAGAAGCAAGAAATTTCTAAAAATATAGATGTTTTGGTTTTACTTTCTGGTCCAGAACCCAATAGAACATATTTAGAAGAAAAATTAATTGCAGCATTTAAAAATGACGAAAGAAATGTTGTTTTTGTGTTGGGAAAAGTAGAGAAAACTCAACATAAATGGACAGAGAACAATTGTACTTTTTATAATTATGCACTGTCAGAAGAACTTGAACAACTATTAAATTCAAGTAAAATTATAATTTGTAGATCTGGCTATTCTTCGATTATGGATTTGGCAGTTTTAGAGAAAAAAGCATTTTTTATTCCGACTAAAAATCAACCAGAACAAGAATATTTGGCAAAATATTTAAATGCTAAAAAAATAGCGCCTTTTTGTGAGGAACATTTATTTACCTCAAAAAAATTAACTGCATTAGAAAACTATAGTGGTTTACAATCGAAAGAAACAAAACTAAATAAAGCCTTATTTCGCCTTTTCCATCGTAAAAGAAAACTCTGA
- a CDS encoding sensor histidine kinase, whose product MKFKRTYSYALWSAIYLTLLSVIVVTISYFVIVKHLGIGAVIISIIVLFIISFFIIQYRAEHFIYRRLKKIYEDVSILDVKDLRRDSVTTDIDKLSKRMQKFVEGKRLEIKSLTERDSFRRDFLGNVAHELKTPLFTVQGYILTLLEGAGNDKEIRKKYLERANKGVERLVAVTKDLDMIAKLETDGLKLNIEVFNILELIQNVFDLFEMKAKKRNITLKFDRIYEFPVFVKGDIEKIEQVLINLVVNSIKYGKPNGTTVIAIDSYNQNKFIVRVADNGEGIKQQHLSRLFERFYRVDQSRSREQGGSGLGLSIVKHILEAHNQTIFLKSTYGDGSEFSFTMEKAK is encoded by the coding sequence ATGAAATTTAAAAGAACCTATTCTTATGCACTTTGGTCTGCAATATATTTAACACTGCTTTCGGTTATTGTTGTTACCATTTCTTATTTTGTTATTGTTAAACATTTAGGAATTGGAGCTGTAATAATTTCTATTATTGTGCTTTTTATTATTTCTTTTTTTATCATTCAATATCGAGCAGAACATTTTATTTACAGACGTTTAAAGAAAATTTACGAAGACGTTTCTATATTAGATGTAAAAGATTTACGTAGAGATTCTGTAACCACAGATATAGACAAACTTTCCAAAAGAATGCAAAAATTTGTGGAAGGTAAACGATTAGAAATTAAAAGTTTAACAGAAAGAGATTCTTTTAGAAGAGATTTTTTAGGAAACGTTGCTCACGAATTAAAAACACCACTTTTTACGGTACAAGGTTATATATTAACACTGTTAGAAGGCGCAGGAAATGACAAAGAAATTCGAAAAAAATATTTAGAAAGAGCCAACAAAGGTGTAGAAAGATTGGTTGCTGTAACCAAAGATTTAGACATGATTGCCAAATTAGAAACAGATGGTTTAAAATTAAATATCGAGGTTTTTAATATTCTAGAATTGATACAAAATGTATTCGATTTGTTCGAAATGAAAGCCAAAAAGAGAAATATTACCTTAAAATTCGATCGTATTTACGAATTTCCTGTTTTTGTAAAAGGAGATATAGAAAAAATTGAGCAAGTATTAATTAACTTGGTTGTAAACTCCATAAAATATGGCAAACCAAATGGAACTACTGTTATTGCCATCGACAGCTACAACCAAAATAAATTTATTGTTCGAGTTGCAGATAATGGCGAGGGAATTAAACAACAACACCTGTCTCGTTTATTCGAACGTTTCTATAGAGTAGACCAAAGTAGATCTCGCGAACAAGGTGGTTCTGGCTTAGGCTTGTCTATCGTAAAACATATTTTAGAAGCACACAACCAAACCATCTTTTTAAAGAGTACTTATGGAGATGGTTCAGAGTTTTCTTTTACGATGGAAAAGGCGAAATAA
- a CDS encoding response regulator transcription factor: MNSSDIKILLVDDEPDIIEIVGYNLRNEGYQVFTANNGQEAIKAAKKNNPHLILLDIMMPEMDGIEACEKIRKISSLENVLISFLTARGEDYSQVAGFEAGADDYITKPIKPKVLVSKVKSLLRRLKTENESVETFTIGDIVIDRDEYVVYKAGTRISLPRKEFELFSLLTSKPGKVFKREVILDTVWGNEVVVGGRTIDVHIRKLREKIGDNHFKTVKGVGYKFVLEGADT; this comes from the coding sequence ATGAACAGTAGCGATATAAAAATTTTATTGGTAGACGACGAACCAGATATTATAGAAATAGTTGGTTATAACCTTAGAAATGAAGGCTATCAAGTTTTTACAGCAAATAATGGACAAGAAGCCATTAAAGCTGCCAAGAAAAACAATCCTCATTTAATTTTATTAGATATAATGATGCCAGAAATGGATGGTATTGAAGCTTGTGAAAAAATTAGAAAAATTAGTTCTTTAGAAAACGTACTTATTTCTTTTTTAACTGCAAGAGGCGAAGATTATTCGCAAGTTGCTGGTTTTGAGGCTGGTGCAGACGATTATATTACCAAACCCATTAAACCAAAAGTATTGGTAAGCAAAGTAAAATCTTTACTTAGAAGGCTTAAAACCGAAAACGAAAGTGTAGAAACGTTTACGATTGGCGATATTGTAATCGATAGAGACGAATATGTGGTTTACAAAGCTGGCACTAGAATTTCGTTACCTAGAAAAGAATTCGAACTTTTTTCTTTATTAACCTCTAAACCTGGAAAGGTTTTTAAACGTGAAGTAATTTTAGATACTGTTTGGGGAAATGAAGTAGTTGTTGGTGGAAGAACAATTGATGTTCATATTAGAAAACTTCGAGAAAAAATTGGCGACAACCATTTTAAAACGGTAAAAGGCGTTGGGTATAAATTTGTTTTAGAAGGAGCAGATACATAA
- a CDS encoding T9SS type A sorting domain-containing protein: protein MKKNYLFTFILTLCFGFLSFGQTVLITGYVDAPCTGAKPRTVEIYVSGTIDFTDWKLQRQSNGKGYTTNIDLTNLGTITDAFAYITNDSAGFTSEFNVTTNILQNSAISSNGNDAFQISDKDDNLIDRFGEDGVDGTGKDWEHEDTYYYRKDGSTANAGTFSSSNWTFGAKNLLDGKGKCNSAAALSTLVPFGSFKLVASTDPSITVGNAVTGLDYFEGNGPSAEKDFTVEGSNLTTDITVTAPTNFEVSTTSDSGFAASVTLTQSSGSVASTTIYTRLKAGLTTNTYTGDVTVSSTGATDKTVALSGKISPADPQFSFRAFLDDFNTIISTGNPSEEQTFTVEGLFLSNNLVVTAPANYEVSLTTGTGFSAAVNIVPNSGTIAKTTVFVRLKSGLAAGKYAGDITLSSTGVADQTIAVSGNAFGAVTNSMVITGVYDGSLSGGTPKGVELYVLKDIADLSLYGLSAVANGGGTSAGTIRYSFPADAVTAGTFIYVATEDTNFNTFFGMMPTYTTGSVSINGDDSIELYESGQIVDVFGDVNKDGSGEAWDYLDGWAYRKANTGPEGTTFTVANWTYSGVDGLEGGTNNATATKAFPLGTYKNTTASVQRNGILGFATYPNPITNNEFTITSSNSSKKEVAIFNVLGKNVYSTSFTGTKATLDVSSISSGIYVLKVTEESKTATKKLVIR from the coding sequence ATGAAAAAAAATTACTTATTTACTTTTATTTTAACACTCTGTTTTGGGTTTTTATCTTTTGGGCAAACAGTACTTATTACAGGTTATGTAGATGCACCTTGTACTGGAGCAAAACCTAGAACTGTAGAAATTTATGTTAGTGGTACAATAGATTTTACAGATTGGAAACTACAAAGACAATCTAATGGAAAAGGATACACAACAAATATAGACCTTACAAACTTAGGAACTATAACAGATGCTTTTGCATATATTACAAACGATTCTGCAGGTTTTACTTCTGAATTTAATGTTACTACAAATATTTTACAAAATAGTGCTATTAGTAGTAATGGAAATGATGCTTTTCAAATTTCTGATAAGGACGATAATTTAATTGATAGATTTGGAGAAGATGGTGTAGATGGAACTGGAAAAGATTGGGAGCATGAAGATACCTATTATTACAGAAAAGATGGTTCTACTGCAAACGCAGGTACATTTAGTTCTTCTAACTGGACTTTTGGAGCTAAAAATTTATTAGATGGTAAAGGGAAATGTAATAGTGCTGCTGCTTTAAGTACTTTAGTACCATTTGGTAGTTTTAAACTTGTTGCTTCAACAGATCCATCCATTACAGTTGGAAATGCAGTTACTGGTTTAGATTATTTCGAAGGAAATGGACCATCTGCAGAAAAAGATTTTACAGTTGAAGGGTCTAATTTAACAACAGATATTACAGTTACTGCACCAACAAATTTCGAAGTTTCAACAACTTCAGATAGTGGATTTGCAGCTTCTGTAACTTTAACACAAAGTTCTGGAAGTGTAGCTTCAACAACAATTTATACGCGTTTAAAAGCTGGTTTAACCACAAACACTTATACTGGAGATGTAACAGTTTCTTCAACTGGAGCAACAGATAAAACAGTTGCTTTGTCAGGTAAGATAAGTCCTGCAGATCCTCAGTTTTCGTTTAGAGCTTTTTTAGATGATTTTAATACTATAATTAGTACAGGAAACCCATCAGAAGAACAAACCTTTACAGTAGAAGGATTATTCTTAAGTAACAATCTTGTTGTTACAGCACCTGCAAACTACGAAGTATCTCTTACAACAGGAACTGGATTTAGTGCCGCTGTAAATATTGTACCAAATTCTGGAACTATAGCAAAAACAACTGTTTTTGTTCGTTTAAAATCTGGATTGGCTGCTGGTAAATATGCAGGAGATATTACACTTTCTTCTACAGGAGTTGCAGACCAAACAATTGCTGTAAGTGGTAATGCTTTTGGAGCAGTTACAAATAGTATGGTAATAACAGGTGTTTACGATGGTTCTTTAAGTGGAGGAACTCCAAAAGGTGTAGAATTATATGTTTTAAAAGATATTGCAGATTTAAGCTTGTATGGTTTAAGTGCTGTAGCAAATGGAGGAGGAACTTCTGCTGGTACTATAAGATATTCTTTTCCAGCTGATGCAGTAACTGCTGGAACATTTATTTATGTAGCTACAGAAGATACAAACTTTAATACATTTTTTGGAATGATGCCTACCTATACAACAGGTTCTGTTTCTATTAATGGTGATGATTCTATAGAATTATACGAAAGTGGACAAATAGTTGATGTTTTTGGAGATGTAAATAAAGACGGTTCTGGAGAAGCTTGGGATTATTTAGATGGTTGGGCTTATAGAAAAGCAAACACAGGTCCAGAAGGAACTACCTTTACAGTTGCAAATTGGACTTATAGTGGAGTTGATGGTTTAGAAGGTGGAACAAACAATGCTACTGCTACTAAAGCTTTTCCATTAGGAACGTATAAAAATACAACTGCTTCGGTTCAAAGAAATGGTATTTTAGGTTTTGCAACCTACCCAAACCCAATTACAAATAACGAGTTTACCATTACTTCTAGCAATTCAAGTAAAAAAGAAGTTGCTATTTTTAATGTTTTAGGTAAAAATGTTTATTCAACTAGCTTTACAGGAACAAAAGCTACATTAGATGTTTCTTCAATTAGCTCGGGAATTTATGTTTTAAAAGTTACTGAAGAAAGTAAAACAGCAACAAAAAAATTAGTAATTAGATAA
- a CDS encoding 3'-5' exonuclease, with protein MNLKIKLNNILFLDIETVPQEEHWNFLPKETQTLFEKKTQYQRKEEFTAEEFYERAGIWAEFGKIICISVGYFVRVEEKNQFRVTSFFGDDERKILVDFNNLLNKHFSKPSNVLCAHNGKEFDFPFIARRMIVHQIELPKKLNLFGKKPWEVPHLDTLELWKFGDYKHYTSLKLLTSILGIPSPKDDIDGSEVAGVYYKEKNIERIVTYCEKDTIAVAQVLLRFNNENLLEPKDIVRV; from the coding sequence ATGAATTTAAAAATAAAACTGAATAATATCTTATTTTTAGATATAGAAACTGTACCACAAGAAGAACATTGGAATTTTCTTCCTAAAGAAACACAAACACTTTTCGAGAAAAAAACACAATACCAACGTAAAGAAGAATTTACGGCAGAAGAATTTTACGAAAGAGCAGGTATTTGGGCAGAATTCGGAAAAATAATCTGTATTTCTGTAGGTTATTTTGTAAGGGTTGAAGAAAAAAACCAATTTAGAGTTACCTCGTTTTTTGGCGATGATGAGCGTAAAATTTTAGTAGATTTTAACAACCTTTTAAACAAACATTTTTCGAAACCTTCTAATGTTTTATGTGCACATAATGGAAAAGAATTCGATTTCCCTTTTATTGCCAGAAGAATGATTGTCCATCAAATAGAACTCCCCAAAAAATTAAATTTATTTGGAAAAAAACCTTGGGAAGTACCACATTTAGACACCCTAGAACTTTGGAAATTTGGTGATTATAAACACTATACCTCTTTAAAATTACTAACGTCTATTTTAGGAATTCCTTCGCCAAAAGACGATATTGATGGCAGTGAAGTTGCAGGCGTTTACTACAAAGAAAAAAACATCGAACGAATTGTTACTTATTGCGAAAAAGATACCATTGCTGTAGCACAAGTTTTATTGCGATTTAACAACGAAAATTTACTCGAACCAAAAGATATTGTAAGAGTTTAA
- a CDS encoding ABC-F family ATP-binding cassette domain-containing protein — protein MNYLSVENISKSYGERVLFEDISFGINKDQKVAFVAKNGSGKTSILNIIAGLDVPDTGQIVTRKDISIAYLAQNDELNKNLTIEETIFATDNKILSIVNQYEKALKNLDDTDAYQTAFEQMEQFNAWDFETQYRQILSKLKLEDLSLKVGKLSGGQRKRLSLAIVLINKPDLLILDEPTNHLDLEMIEWLEAFFAKEKITLFMVTHDRYFLERVCNEILELDEGKIYKYKGNYSYYLQNKEERLALEATNLSKAKSLFKKELDWMRKQPKARTTKSKSRTDDFYQIKEKAHQRRKDHQIQLEINMERLGSKILELHKVYKSFGDKKILDGFDYVFKRGERVGIIGKNGTGKSSFLNIITQKAPLDSGKVILGETVKFGYYTQAGIEIKEGQKVIEVVKEFGEFIPLSKGRKISASQLLERFLFDKKKQYDFVEKLSGGEQKRLYLCAVLIQNPNFLILDEPTNDLDVVTLNVLENFLLDFPGNLLVVSHDRYFMDKIVDALFVFRGEGVVENFPGNYSDFRVYDSSNNTESVKEIAEKPVEKKVEKKATKSSLSFNEKREFGALEVEIERLQKRKTTIENQFLNVEIEPDNVAKKSEELQEIIDALEQKEERWLELSLKTEE, from the coding sequence ATGAACTATTTATCAGTAGAAAATATATCTAAATCCTATGGAGAACGTGTTTTGTTTGAAGACATTTCTTTTGGAATTAATAAAGATCAAAAAGTTGCTTTCGTTGCAAAAAATGGAAGTGGAAAAACCTCTATTTTAAATATTATTGCTGGTTTAGATGTACCAGATACTGGGCAAATAGTTACTCGTAAAGATATTTCTATTGCTTATTTGGCGCAAAATGACGAGTTAAACAAAAACCTAACCATCGAAGAAACCATTTTCGCAACAGATAACAAGATTCTTTCTATTGTAAACCAATATGAAAAAGCCTTAAAAAACTTGGACGATACAGATGCATACCAAACTGCGTTTGAGCAAATGGAACAATTTAATGCGTGGGATTTTGAAACGCAATACCGTCAAATTTTATCGAAATTAAAATTAGAAGATTTATCGTTAAAAGTGGGTAAACTTTCTGGTGGACAAAGAAAACGACTCAGTTTAGCTATTGTTTTAATTAACAAACCCGATTTATTAATTTTAGATGAACCAACCAATCATTTAGATTTAGAAATGATAGAATGGTTAGAAGCCTTTTTCGCAAAAGAGAAAATTACCTTATTTATGGTTACACACGACCGTTATTTTTTAGAACGTGTTTGTAACGAAATTTTAGAGTTAGATGAAGGTAAAATCTATAAATACAAAGGAAATTACTCTTATTACCTTCAAAATAAAGAAGAGCGTTTGGCTTTAGAAGCTACCAATTTAAGTAAAGCAAAAAGCTTGTTTAAAAAGGAGTTAGATTGGATGCGAAAGCAACCCAAAGCAAGAACTACAAAATCGAAATCGAGAACAGACGATTTTTATCAAATTAAAGAAAAAGCACACCAACGTAGAAAAGACCATCAAATTCAGCTAGAAATAAATATGGAACGTTTGGGAAGTAAGATTTTAGAGCTTCATAAAGTTTACAAATCTTTTGGCGATAAAAAGATTTTAGATGGTTTCGATTACGTTTTTAAACGTGGAGAACGTGTTGGTATTATTGGTAAAAACGGAACAGGAAAATCGTCTTTTTTAAATATTATTACCCAAAAAGCACCTTTAGATAGTGGTAAAGTTATTTTGGGTGAAACTGTAAAATTCGGTTATTACACACAAGCTGGTATCGAAATTAAAGAAGGACAAAAAGTTATTGAAGTTGTAAAAGAGTTTGGAGAATTTATTCCGCTTTCTAAAGGACGAAAAATTTCTGCCTCGCAATTGTTAGAGCGTTTTCTGTTTGATAAAAAGAAACAATACGATTTTGTCGAAAAACTTTCTGGAGGAGAACAAAAACGCTTGTATTTATGTGCGGTTTTAATTCAGAATCCTAATTTTTTAATTTTAGATGAGCCAACCAACGACTTAGATGTGGTTACGCTAAATGTTTTAGAAAACTTCTTGTTAGATTTTCCAGGAAACTTATTAGTTGTTTCTCACGACCGTTATTTTATGGATAAAATTGTAGATGCACTTTTTGTTTTTAGAGGCGAAGGTGTTGTCGAGAATTTTCCTGGGAATTATTCCGATTTTAGAGTGTACGATAGTTCTAATAATACTGAAAGTGTAAAAGAAATTGCCGAAAAACCTGTTGAGAAAAAGGTAGAAAAGAAAGCAACGAAGTCAAGTTTAAGCTTTAATGAAAAAAGAGAGTTTGGTGCTTTGGAAGTAGAAATTGAAAGACTTCAAAAAAGAAAAACAACGATTGAAAATCAGTTTTTAAATGTAGAAATCGAACCCGATAATGTTGCAAAGAAATCTGAAGAATTACAAGAAATTATTGATGCTTTAGAACAAAAAGAAGAACGTTGGTTAGAGCTTTCTTTAAAAACAGAAGAATAA